CCAAGCTCACTCATTGTCCCCGAACCATCTGATCCATTGCATCGTGCCGTTTAAGTGTTGTTGTCCCCTTTAAGGAGTCAATATTCACTTGTTTCCCTATGCCAAAATTCCTCTTGACAAATTCTTGTGCATATGGATTCCTATCTGAATTTTGGTGCAAGCTGCTTCAATTTAGCGGCCAAGCTTATATTGACGATATTGTTATGTCATGCATTCCTTGAACCTGAGTTGACGCTTGAAATTTTCTGTTGGGCGTAGCAAAATACCGTTTATACATGCGTACTTATGATATGCGAGCATGTGAAGGATTACGGGCCTGTTCTGAAGTCCTCCAACTCCAAACTTCTCTAATTCCCAGCCTGAAGCGAGCCCGAACGCCGTAGCTCCGTGAAGCTGAAATCCAAGAAGCTACCGTGGGCTGTAGTTCATTTTTCTGAAGCGAGACATTCCCAGCTCCACGTTTTGGTGAATCTGAAGTTCGGATTATTTACGGCCGTAATGCCACCGCCCAGAAAAACGTTTCGATCAGCTCCTCCTCCCTGGATCCCGCACGCACCCGCTCGTCacatctcccctctccctcgtcccTCCTCTCGAACCCTCACCGCCGCCGTTACCGCCGCCACGCCCGGCTGCCCCCGTCGCCGGCCAGATGCTCGCCCCCGACTACAGATCCGGGCATCCAAGGTTGTTTCCCGCCGGatcccaccgtcgccgccgcccgtcgcgcCTGCTACAAGGAACTGCGACCCCATGGCTCGGAGCCCCGACGCCATTGACGCCCGAGAGAACCTCGGAGTCAGGAGCAGCACCAAGACGACCGCGCTCCCCttctcttcttccccttcccttctCTTCTTGCCGAGCCAAGAGCCGCCGTGAAGCCTGCCGAGCCGCCGCATGTCTGCAGTTCCGCCCGAGATGGGCTCCTTCAGCCAGCCCAAGGTGCCAACCAGCAGGCCTTCCGCGCCCCAGCTGGGCTGCCAGCTCATCCAAGCACTGGGAGAAGCTGCTGCAGCTCCAGAACGTTTTTTTGTTCGCCACCTAAAGCAAGAAGCGACCCAAGAAGCTGGATATGGGAAGTTTTGGAGAAGCTAGATGGTTTCAGAACAGGCCCTACTTATCTAGGATCTTGAATTCTTTTTCTTGGATACCGGCATGTTTCATGTGTCCAGAGGTCCAAGCATTCATGATAGATTAAATAGTGACCGTCTCATTTTGTTAAATAAATATATGATTTGTTACACTTAGTGCGAAGCTAATTCTATGGAGGGGTCGGTTTCTTCCGGACAAAGTAGTTAAAGAGAGAAAGAAAAGCGGCAGAGATGGCTTAGATTTGTTGTCCGCGTCTAGGTAGGAATTAGAAAAAGTTgtgaaaaaaaaaaagaaaaatgagccCACTCAaggttttttttcgagagtacgcaaattgcgtaccatagctttatagaaggagAAAAAATTAGTACATGACATCTACCACTCGCTGCGAACAACGAGCGTAGCACGACACCACATCCGGCTATCCTCAGGACAGACACACACAACAACACAACTATAACACGAAAAAACCTGCCCAAAACCGAAACACGTCGCCGCGTCTTGATCGACGCCGAACACCTCCGAAGAACAGCAACTCCAGCTTCCTTTGGATTCATCCGCGACGACCATACATAGCGCCGGAGGTGAGCGATCAGGGCCACGACGAACACCGGAGGAGCGCCAACAGGAGCTCAATCTCCTCGCACGATGCTCCCAACAGAGAAACGACGTCGCAGACGCCACCATCATGCCGCTCCAGAGGAccaaggctttcgcccggagacaacTGCCAACACCAAGCACGAGGGAGATGGCGACACACTCGACGTCGCCTCTTGAGAGGGGAACGACACCCGCGGGTGCCATCGACGCCGGCCGGCCAAAACCGGACAGGATTTTCATCCATAATGTTGTGCATCTCCACCCCGACAAGGTACCGGGCAGCACCGTTCCTGAAGCCTCGCACTGCCGTCACCGCAGCAAATCCACCGAAGCCGTGTAGCCGTGGTCCAACACCACCCGCACTGCCGAGAGAGCACGAACCAGACCTCCACCAACATCGCCGTCGAGAAGCAACCACATCCTCCAAGCGGAGCAAAAGCCAGATCCGCTCCATCGGCCTTCATCGACACCGAGAGAGTGCCGCCAGATTGGATCTGGCCCGCCCCTCCAACCTCACTCCGGTGCCATCTCCACCGGTGCATCGCCGCGACCCGCGATCCCCTCACACGGAGGCGGCCGGAAGCCCGCTGCACGCCAGGACACCTTCCTGGCAGTGCCATCTCGGCACCGCCGCCCCCAGGGCCGATccaacgccgccgccaccgccgttgctAGCGCTCCTCCTGCAGCCACCTACCAGTAGCGCTCCTCACCAGGATCCGGCTAACGCCCTCGCCGTGCCCCTGCAATGCCCCCAACCGCACCGCgagcccccgcgccgcccgcgaAAAGAACGCCGCGCCAGACCAAGCCGCCCGCGCCTAGGCagcgcgccgccagccgccgcgccgcccgctaGACGCAGCTCCCCGCGCGAAGGAGGTGTGTCGGGGCGCGCCACCCCTGCCCGCCGCCTTTGACGGCcgggcgccgccaccaccaccggcgCTGGTGACGGCAGCGGCCGAGGAGCCACGGATCTGGAGCTCTGCCGCGGAGGGATGGGGGCCTCTGGGGCCGCACGCGCATGCGACCCGGAAGGcggaggggagggggcggggggataGGGctgtggaggtggaggaggaggtcgccggcgaggggCTGGGGAAGAGGAGATCGGCGGCGGGGTTGGTTGAAGCCGACGCTTTTTTCGGTCGCCTACTATGGCTGTCGGAGCTGCTGGAAGTAATTGAGCCCACTCAAGGTCATACCTTAAGAACTTGCGTTGTTGGAATACACATGAGGCTACCACTTTatactttttttcttcttctcttgacaCGCTTTTCAAGTAGATGACAAGTGTCAAATGTATTGTGTAGACCTTGTGGAGCTCCATCTTCCATCCATGATAATAATTATGATGAGAAAAAATGAGCTTGCTCAAGTTGATGCATTGAGAATTTGCGTTGTGAAAACCCATGATGTCTCACCACTTTATGCCTTGGTGGATGGATGACATCAATGCCTTGAAAACTTGCGTTGTTGCGAGGCACATGATCTCTCGCCACCATATGCCTTGGTGGTTGCATGCCATCAATCGTCATCTCTTTTTCTACATGCTTTTCAAGTAGATAACAAGGATCAAGTTGTACTTTATAGATCTTTTGGAGCCCCACACCGTTCATCCATGATAAAAAATTATGAAGAGAGAGAAATCCAGCTTATTAAAGATAATGCCTTGAAAAATTGCGTTGTTGAAAAGCACATGGTGCCTCACCACTTGATGCCTTGGGGAGGCATGCCATCAATTGCCAtcacctttcttcttcttcttttgatacATTTTTTGGGTGGATGACAAGATCAAGAGCAATGATGTAGACCTTCGGAGCCCCAGTTTCCATTCTTGGCAGTGATAAATAAGCTTATGAATGACCGTGAAAACCTAATTCAAAGTTAAGGTTTTACCTGCTGCAACATCCAGGCTTAAAAAGGATGAAAAATAAAATCAGACGATTCACTCCAACAGTTGAACTAGCTATAGCTGATCAAACTGTTGGATGAGACACCAGTGGTTGTCATTAGAGTGGGGTGTTAGCGATGAACAAAGCACTTAGATTACATATGCGTACGCTACTAGAAATCAAATTCCTAGAATGAAACTAGGTAGTAGCTACTACGTAGTTGAAACCGAGCGTGCCCCCAAAACGAGCTACCTAGCTTTTTACTCGCATGTGCATGTGCGCGGAGCTCCACTCACATTTCGGTACATCTGCAGAGAAATTAAGCATCCCAGTGCATTGCCAAATAGGGTCTACGGCTGGGCGGACGCAACCTCGCCGCGGCTTCGCTTGTCCATCGTAACTGCCATGAGAAATCATGCATGATACGGTGGGTTTGCAGCTCAGGCTCGAGCTCGACACGTCGTTGGGTGCTGGGCCGTCGCTGTCCCTCGCTCGCATGCAGGCTCCAACACGACCCGCTCGAGTTGCTCGGCGATGCGTTGCAGGCTCGGCTACTTAAACAGCGAACACCATAGCCCTCCGATACGACCCCCCGCCGGCCAGCAACAGTCGCTCGCATACCAAGCTAGGGATCGAGCGTAGGGGAAGCACCTCCCACACCAAGCAACCAGCAAAGGTGAGTccggccctctccctccctctgttCCCGCCGGACGGCCATTTTGCTCTGTCCTCGTCGGATCTACGCCGTGATGTCTCGATCGTTTCTTTcgtgatggaaaatagaccagggaACTAAGTACTCAGTACTGACACTGCGTTGCTgctgatctcctcgtcctcgatcgCTAGGTTGGCTGGATCCATGGACTCCCCACAAAAAAAGCTTGGATCCATGGACGGCGAGCTGCTGCCTGTGAGTGCGAGTGCGACCGTGGCCAAGAAGACCTTGGCCGCTCGTCTGTTCCAGGATCATGTCCTGCTGCTCAGCGCTTGGGCGCTCTTCACGGCCTTCGTCCTCGTCGTCTCCTGCGCATTGGGCTACGCAATCGCCTACGCACTCGACCACTTCCACGTCCCCTGCAGCCAGGTGACTACTACTACAACTACAAGTCTACAGGCCGTACTTGTGCTTCTACTGCATTTCGAATCTCCGATCGAACCATGCTTTGTCCTCTCCAGGCCTCCTTCTTTCTGCGGTGCCACAAGCCGACGGACGCGGAGGCCGCCGAGGTGACCGCCCTAGTGATCGGGATGCTGTGCTGCGCTACACTccaggcggccgcggcggcgctggCGCTGCTGCTCCCGTGCCGCCGTCCCTGGGTCCGCTGCGCCCTCGCCTACCTCGCCCTCGCGCTCACCATCGCCGGCCACTGCATGTACGCAGTCTTCCTCAACCACTTCGCCAACCCAGGAGACCTCTTCTTCAAGATCTGCTGGACCGTGGCCTTCGTCGTCCTCGAGGCGGATGACATGATCTGCTTGCTGGTCCTCCTGCTCCTAGCTTCCAAAGAATAATATGTATAGAGTGCATTATGCTGTGACAATTGATCTACGAGTAGTAGTCTACTTACCGTTAACTGGACAGATCTCCCATCACTTCATCGACTAGTACTAGTTATTTGGGTAATGCGGGTCATGTAATTAGCCTGGGTTGTGGCCGTCTGATCGAGATACAGCTATGGAGTCTTGGATGTAGTATTCGaccattggctatatatatatctatatccaTATGAGCAAACATCAGTTACAGCTTCGGTATAATTTCTTGAGATGAGCTTCTGCATAATTGATGTTGGTGAAATTGTTCCATTTTATATGCACGTACAGGGTCGTTTCTTGTTGGTTTGTCATTCACCCCGGCAATTATCAAACTATCAAGGCAAAATTTAACGTGGTTCCTCCTGCGTCCTCTTTTCATATGAGAGGGAAGAGGAACCATATTAGAACTGCTCAACTATCAATGTGGCGGAATAACTAGTCCATTGGGGTTTTTGCCCGACTTTTTTGGTGCTGAGTGACCTGACCCGGCCTTAATAAAAGATGTAATTTTGTAGCCTAAAATCTTAAAAGTGCACGCGCACCTTTTCAAAAGAACGAGCTGCCGGCTCGTGACCGCACGATCTCGATCCTGTCGTCCACTTGGTCGGGGCCAGACTGCTGCGCGACACGCGCTGCCCTGCTTCTTcgcggatccggcttgcctgctcccttccaatgctcccatccgtgctcccactttatCGTACGgctatcttttttcctttttcttttctaatctaatcatctcccccctgattttaagaggatggggccgggccttattttgttccaatcaaatcaagccacgtacacGGGAGCACGGATGAGCACAAGtgcggggagcaggcaagtctcatcCCTTCTTCGTTGCCGCCCCTCGCCTTTCCTTCCTTCCCATGTCGGCTTTGGTGGATGGATAGCCGTGAGCATATGAGGGATAAATCCACTGGaatcttttttttctttggtggATGCCAAGATGTTTCATGGTTGAGAGCTCTCTACTTCTGATCGGTCGATTTTCCGTGTGTTCAGGAGTAACTAAAAAGTGGCTGCCTTACTTAGTTAAAGCAACTCCACGATTGCTTGTTGCAGCCTCAGCAAGTGTGATTTCTTTGCAAACAGCCGGCTCACGTGATCCACGTAGGAATAACACTGGTTTAGTTTCTTCAGGGGTCTAAGGTGACATAGTTCATGGAGACGTGTATCAATGTCATCAATTATAATCACTTTTTCTAGTGTTGATGGTCCTTTGCAGTAGATGATAAGGATAAAACCGAACCGTGTAGAGCTTTGGAACCCGCCTTCCATTCTCAATAAAGATAAAATATGCTGACAAAGCATGTAGTCAAGATCATGGCAAATCGGTAGTGGCACCCATCCTACATATGTCTCATCTTGCAAACCGACGAGATGGTGTGGTAAATAGAAAGTTagaaacatatactccctccgttccgatttactcgtcgtggttttagttcaaaggaAGTACATCTGTTGACCATGATCAAAATGTTGTATGAAAACCACACTAGTCGTCAGAGTTGGTGTGAGTGTGGGGGGAGCTAGTTACCGCAAATGGAATGGTCGATGGATAGCTGGCATTAGTTACTAGCTAGCGTAAAAGCACGCGGCCTACATTAGATGCGTATATGCTACTAGAAGTTGCACTACTAGTTGAGAGCACTCGATGCCAAGGAGTGTGTGTGTTGAGCTTCACTCCACTTATACTCCCTCCAGTCATTTTTattctgcatataagaattgtctgcaatcaaacttcacaaagtttgcccgtatttatatgaaaaaatattaacatctaccatgctaaagttatacattatgaaactttaagtcatgacgcatctattggtattgatttcacattgtgagtgttggtatttttttctataaagttggtcgaACTTTACGAtgcttgacttcagacaaatcttagtATATGCGAATTAAAAAGAACCGGAGGGAGTATTTATGTACATCCAATTGCACATTCAAACTTATTATCCTTCCAATCAGGTCACCTCACTCGCAGCAGGGAATTGATCTAGTAGTGTACTTTTTGTTAACTGGATAGATCCCCCAGCACTCATCGACTAGTACTAGTTATTCGGGTAATGCGGGTCAAATAATTAGCCTGGGTTGTGGCCATCTCGTCGGGATATACAGTATTGCGTGTGGATGAACAAGCTATGCTATGGAGTATTGGATGTAGTATTCGACCTTTGGCATCGGTGAATTTCTTGAGACGAGCTTCTGCATATAATTGATGTTAGTGAAATTGTTACTCCATTTTACATGCATGTACCAGTGTCGTTTCTGATGTGAAGCATTGTGTTTGTCATTCATCCGGGCAAGTATCAAACTATCAATGTGGATGAATAACTAGTCCATCAGAGTTTTTGTCCGGATTTTTCGGTGCAGTGTGACCTGACCCGACACTCTTGGATGGGGGGTTGCGGCGATAATCCTACGTCAACGGACAAACAACGGACCTTTATGGGCTCTCTTCACATAAattaactcccccccccccccccctccccttgaTTTTCAGGGGTATGGGCCCCTCCATCCTCCCTAATCAAATTAGCAAAGGCCAGCTAAGATCAATCCGTGGACTTCATAAAACCTTGCCCGTGACTCTAGCATTACTCGGGGTTGCGGTCCCTTTGTTGATTAGGATTGGATGACTTGCAATCGTAGAAACTGTGGTTCGCTGGCTTGGAGTGTCATCCTGATATGCTCGGTGGATCCACACGCTGGGCCCTTATATGAGCGCTTGAGGTGTCCAGTGATCAATTTTGATCATCAATGGTGCACATCCCGCGCGTTCAGATTCGAAGGATTTTGGGACACACGATTGAGGTACGCAATCTTAGTACTTTTTTCCGAAAAGAAGGATAATCCCCGGTCTCTACATCAAgcgatgcacacaaccatctttaTTATATTATTCAACAGTCTTACAAAATAAATACATGAATCCACCCAAAGCTACCTTACACGCAAACACTGTCACCCTCCCTACGACCTTGATAATGTGCCTTGACCTCGCGCCAACACACACCAAGTAATCCGGTGGCCTCACCAAACCGTCCGCCGGCTAGCCGGGAGCACCAACCGGTCTAGCAGACCCACAACGTGCACCGCATGCGCACGTTGTACTCCGCCGCCGGCATCCTCCGTCGTCTCATGTAGGACcatgaagtatgtctagaggggggtgattagactacttgaccaattaaaaaacttaacattttctcaattttagagtttggcagattttagctatattaggacaagtcaagtaatcatcacacaattcaagcaagcatgcaaagagtatataggcagcggaaattaaagcatgcaacttgcaagaaagtaaggggaagggtttggaggattcaaacgcaattggagacacggatgtttttcgcgtggttccgataggtggtgctatcgtacatccacgttgatggaaacttcaacccacgaagggtaacggttgcgcgagtacatggaggactccacccacgaagggtccatgaagaagcaaccttgtctatcccaccatggccgtcgcccacaaaggacttgcctcactagcggtagatcttcatgaagtaggcgatctccttgcccttacaaactccttggttcaactccacaatcttgtcggaggctcccaagtgacacctagccaatctatgagataccactctccaagaagtaacaaatggtgcgttgatgatgaactccttgctcttgtgcttcaaatgatagtctccccaacactcaactctctctcataggatttggatcaggtggaaagaagatttgagtggaaagcaacttggggaacgctagcgatcaagattcatatggtaggaatggaatatctcagaaatggtaagttggaagtgtaggtttgttctgatggctctctccacgaatgaagaggaggtggaggggtatatatagcctccacacaaaatctaaccgttacacacaatttaccaaactcggtgggaccgattcaatagactcggttggaccgatttagtaaacctagtgaccgttgggattttcggtgggacccacatgcaactcggtaagaccgatttggttagggttagggcataacgtaatctcggtgagaccgattacacaaactcggtgagaccgattttggtaataagctttccagagagttggtcaggtaaactcggtgggaccgatttgctcttttcggtgagaccaaaatgttacaaaagggaaacagagagtttacattgtaatctcggcGGGACCGAtctctcacttcggttagaccgaaacgttacgaagggaaacaaagagattacaatcccatctcggtgagaccgagatccctatcggtaggaccgatttgcctagggtttgtggtagtggctatgacattagaactcggtggctccggatagaaagaatcagtgtgaccgattttggctttaggtttaggtcatttgtggatgtgagaaagtagctgagggtttttggagcatatcaccaagcacatgaagcaagaggctcattaagcaacacctcatccctccttgatagtgttggcttttcctatagactcaatgtgatcttggatcactaaaatataaaatgaagagtcttgagcttttgagcttgaggcaatcctttgtcattagtactttgagggatccactttcatcatccatgccatgccattcattgagctttcctgaaataatagtcttggaatagcattagctcaatgagctatatgtttttatgaattaccaaaaccacctagggatagttgcactttcatctcATCTTTGGGAGTGATCAATGTAGTACTTAGAGGAATGTTATCCTAACCACAATATTTAACCAAATTGAAAAGTTGTCGGATGATAGTCATATTTCTCTCTGCCATTATCTTGATATCCACAACATGGATGCCAATCCTCGGCCGCCCACGACTGTGTGACTCGCTAGATCAAGTCCTCATTATCCTCTTGTCAATGACCCCCGACTAGCCAGCTCAGTGTGCGTCGGAACTCCTGGTGGCACCATCACATCCACCAAGTTTACTATTTGGTGACCGAGCAACTGCAGATGAGGCCGACATACACATTGATGGAAGATGTCGGAGAAGCACGAGGAGGAGAGGGGAGTCATCACCAACAACCAGATCAATGGCCTCATTGTCGGAGTTGGCGTTGGTGAGCACCCCGAAGAGCCCTCTGTCACCCCCAACGGCCTTTTGCCATACGTGGTCACAATTCTTTCACCATGTGTCTCATGTTCAACCAACGCAGTTGGATCAAATATGGAACATTGCTATTGTCTACTCAAATGAATATCAGTGGTAGTAATTGAGTGAGGCACAATTTGAGTCGATGGTGCACGATATTAAAATAGGTCTCAACAGGGAC
Above is a window of Triticum aestivum cultivar Chinese Spring chromosome 6B, IWGSC CS RefSeq v2.1, whole genome shotgun sequence DNA encoding:
- the LOC123134330 gene encoding uncharacterized protein; the protein is MDSPQKKLGSMDGELLPVSASATVAKKTLAARLFQDHVLLLSAWALFTAFVLVVSCALGYAIAYALDHFHVPCSQASFFLRCHKPTDAEAAEVTALVIGMLCCATLQAAAAALALLLPCRRPWVRCALAYLALALTIAGHCMYAVFLNHFANPGDLFFKICWTVAFVVLEADDMICLLVLLLLASKE